The following coding sequences lie in one Musa acuminata AAA Group cultivar baxijiao chromosome BXJ3-1, Cavendish_Baxijiao_AAA, whole genome shotgun sequence genomic window:
- the LOC103983277 gene encoding oxysterol-binding protein-related protein 3A, protein MDSGDQKPASSAAGGGFFSAIASSVRNWGSAMQKSVNGLLGYEGLEVINPEGGTDDAEAEAQRGRWKQEDRDGYWKMMHKYIGSDVTSMVTLPVIIFEPMTMLQKMAELMEYSYLLDMADDCEDPYMRLVYTSSWAISVYYAYQRTWKPFNPILGETYEMANHGGITFIAEQVSHHPPMSAAHAENEHFIYDITSKLKTKFLGNSVEVYPVGRTRVTLKKSGVVVDLVPPPTKVNNLIFGRTWVDSPGEMIMTNLTTGDKVVLYFQPCGWFGAGRYEVDGYVYDAAEEPKILITGKWNESMSCQPCDKEGEPLSGTELKEVWRVAATPVNDKYQYTYFAHKINSFETAPKNLLASDSRLRPDRYALEKGDMSKSGAEKGSLEEKQREEKRIREANGHKFTPRWFNLSSEITPTPWGDLEIYEYNGKYAEHRAKVDDSDSIEEVDIKTIEFNPWQYSDLSAE, encoded by the exons ATGGATTCCGGAGATCAGAAGCCGGCTTCTAGTGCTGCTGGCGGCGGTTTCTTTTCAGCGATCGCTTCAAGCGTTCGGAATTGGGGCAGTGCGATGCAGAAGTCTGTTAATGG GCTATTGGGCTATGAAGGACTAGAAGTGATAAACCCAGAAGGAGGCACAGATGATGCTGAGGCTGAAGCTCAACGAGGAAGATGGAAGCAAGAG GACCGAGATGGTTACTGGAAGATGATGCACAAGTATATAGGATCAGATGTTACATCGATGGTGACGCTCCCGGTCATCATTTTTGAACCAATGACAATGCTTCAGAAAATGGCAGAG TTAATGGAGTACTCTTACTTGTTAGATATGGCAGATGATTGTGAAGATCCTTATATGCGGTTGGTCTATACTT CTTCTTGGGCGATATCTGTTTACTATGCTTATCAGCGAACATGGAAGCCTTTTAATCCCATCCTCGGTGAAACATATGAAATGGCCAATCACGGCGGCATTACATTTATTGCGGAGCAG GTAAGCCATCATCCTCCTATGAGTGCAGCTCATGCTGAGAATGAGCATTTTATTTATGACATTACTTCTAAATTAAAGACCAAGTTTTTAGGAAATTCTGTAGAAGTGTATCCTGTTGGAAG GACGAGAGTGACCCTAAAGAAATCTGGTGTAGTCGTAGATTTGGTTCCTCCTCCCACAAAGGTTAATAACCTTATATTTGGGCGAACATGGGTTGACTCACCTGGGGAGATGATCATGACAAATTTGACAACCGGAGACAAAGTAGTGTTGTATTTTCAACCGTGCGGCTGGTTCGG TGCTGGTCGATACGAAGTAGATGGATATGTATATGATGCagcagaagagcctaaaatattgATCACTGGAAAATGGAATGAATCAATGAGTTGTCAACCATGTGATAAGGAAGGAGAGCCTCTTTCTGGCACTGAATTGAAAGAG GTCTGGAGAGTTGCTGCTACTCCTGTGAATGACAAGTACCAATACACATATTTTGCCCATAAGATTAACAGCTTTGAGACAGCTCCTAAGAATCTATTGGCATCAGATTCTCGATTGCGCCCTGACAGATATGCACTTGAGAAAGGTGACATGTCCAAGTCTGGTGCAGAAAAGGGCAG TCTGGAGGAGAAGcagagagaagaaaaaagaatcaGAGAAGCCAATGGGCACAAATTCACTCCACGATGGTTCAACTTGAGTAGTGAAATTACTCCAACACCTTGGGGGGACTTGGAAATATATGAATACAACGGTAAATATGCTGAACATAGGGCCAAAGTTGATGACTCTGATTCCATTGAAGAGGTTGACATCAAAACTATTGAATTCAACCCATGGCAGTACAGCGATTTGTCTGCTGAATGA
- the LOC103983258 gene encoding serine/arginine-rich SC35-like splicing factor SCL30 isoform X3: MRRYSPPYYSPPRRGYGGRGRNPPRRGYGGKEQSTGSLLVRNIPLNFRPEDLRVPFERFGPVRDVYLPKDYYMGEPRGFAFVEFVDPYDASEAQYHMNRQLLGGREITVVLAAESRKRPEDMCKRARVRTLTFLFKVTLTVSPLFFKVQTPLASCSDHASSPRKKQSSHARSPRNHSKEHNEDVNHRSHSPSYSDANRNEDVNHHDNRPPHDAEGSQSHWRSPRHSSASLPGSRSRSADLSPRRSSE, from the exons ATGAGGAGGTACAGTCCACCTTATTATAGTCCTCCTAGGAGGGGCTATGGTGGTAGAGGGCGAAATCCACctaggagaggatatggtgggaaGGAGCAGAGTACTGGGAGCCTTTTGGTTCGAAATATTCCCCTGAATTTTCG ACCTGAGGATCTTCGAGTTCCGTTTGAAAGATTTGGTCCTGTACGAGATGTTTATCTTCCAAAAGACTACTATATGGG GGAGCCCCGTGGTTTTGCATTTGTGGAGTTTGTTGACCCGTATGATGCTTCAGAAGCTCAATATCACATGAATAGACAACTACTTGGAGGAAGGGAGATAACTGTAGTTCTTGCTGCTGAATCACGAAAAAGGCCTGAAGACATGTGTAAAAGAGCTAGAGTTAG GACGCTTACGTTCTTGTTCAAGGTCACCCTCACCGTCTCCCCGTTATTCTTCAAGGTCCAGACACCGCTCGCG TCCTGCAGTGACCACGCTTCTTCCCCACGAAAAAAGCAATCTAGTCATGCAAGATCTCCCAGAAATCATTCAAAGGAGCACAATGAGGATGTAAATCATAGATCACATTCTCCAAGCTACAGTGATGCTAATCGAAATGAAGATGTTAATCATCATGATAA TAGGCCTCCGCATGATGCTGAGGGATCACAGTCCCATTGGAGATCACCAAGGCACTCGTCAGCTTCGCTGCCAGGATCGCGATCAAGATCTGCTGATTTGAGCCCCAGACGCAGCAGTGAATGA
- the LOC103983258 gene encoding serine/arginine-rich SC35-like splicing factor SCL30 isoform X1, whose protein sequence is MRRYSPPYYSPPRRGYGGRGRNPPRRGYGGKEQSTGSLLVRNIPLNFRPEDLRVPFERFGPVRDVYLPKDYYMGEPRGFAFVEFVDPYDASEAQYHMNRQLLGGREITVVLAAESRKRPEDMCKRARVRGPSGNDRRHSSYYGRLRSCSRSPSPSPRYSSRSRHRSRSYSPAPKSCSDHASSPRKKQSSHARSPRNHSKEHNEDVNHRSHSPSYSDANRNEDVNHHDNRPPHDAEGSQSHWRSPRHSSASLPGSRSRSADLSPRRSSE, encoded by the exons ATGAGGAGGTACAGTCCACCTTATTATAGTCCTCCTAGGAGGGGCTATGGTGGTAGAGGGCGAAATCCACctaggagaggatatggtgggaaGGAGCAGAGTACTGGGAGCCTTTTGGTTCGAAATATTCCCCTGAATTTTCG ACCTGAGGATCTTCGAGTTCCGTTTGAAAGATTTGGTCCTGTACGAGATGTTTATCTTCCAAAAGACTACTATATGGG GGAGCCCCGTGGTTTTGCATTTGTGGAGTTTGTTGACCCGTATGATGCTTCAGAAGCTCAATATCACATGAATAGACAACTACTTGGAGGAAGGGAGATAACTGTAGTTCTTGCTGCTGAATCACGAAAAAGGCCTGAAGACATGTGTAAAAGAGCTAGAGTTAG AGGGCCCTCCGGTAATGATCGCCGGCATTCTTCTTATTATG GACGCTTACGTTCTTGTTCAAGGTCACCCTCACCGTCTCCCCGTTATTCTTCAAGGTCCAGACACCGCTCGCG ATCTTACTCTCCTGCACCGAAGTCCTGCAGTGACCACGCTTCTTCCCCACGAAAAAAGCAATCTAGTCATGCAAGATCTCCCAGAAATCATTCAAAGGAGCACAATGAGGATGTAAATCATAGATCACATTCTCCAAGCTACAGTGATGCTAATCGAAATGAAGATGTTAATCATCATGATAA TAGGCCTCCGCATGATGCTGAGGGATCACAGTCCCATTGGAGATCACCAAGGCACTCGTCAGCTTCGCTGCCAGGATCGCGATCAAGATCTGCTGATTTGAGCCCCAGACGCAGCAGTGAATGA
- the LOC103983258 gene encoding serine/arginine-rich SC35-like splicing factor SCL30 isoform X2 — translation MRRYSPPYYSPPRRGYGGRGRNPPRRGYGGKEQSTGSLLVRNIPLNFRPEDLRVPFERFGPVRDVYLPKDYYMGEPRGFAFVEFVDPYDASEAQYHMNRQLLGGREITVVLAAESRKRPEDMCKRARVRGPSGNDRRHSSYYGRLRSCSRSPSPSPRYSSRSRHRSRSYSPAPKSCSDHASSPRKKQSSHARSPRNHSKEHNEDVNHRSHSPSYSDANRNEDVNHHDKPPHDAEGSQSHWRSPRHSSASLPGSRSRSADLSPRRSSE, via the exons ATGAGGAGGTACAGTCCACCTTATTATAGTCCTCCTAGGAGGGGCTATGGTGGTAGAGGGCGAAATCCACctaggagaggatatggtgggaaGGAGCAGAGTACTGGGAGCCTTTTGGTTCGAAATATTCCCCTGAATTTTCG ACCTGAGGATCTTCGAGTTCCGTTTGAAAGATTTGGTCCTGTACGAGATGTTTATCTTCCAAAAGACTACTATATGGG GGAGCCCCGTGGTTTTGCATTTGTGGAGTTTGTTGACCCGTATGATGCTTCAGAAGCTCAATATCACATGAATAGACAACTACTTGGAGGAAGGGAGATAACTGTAGTTCTTGCTGCTGAATCACGAAAAAGGCCTGAAGACATGTGTAAAAGAGCTAGAGTTAG AGGGCCCTCCGGTAATGATCGCCGGCATTCTTCTTATTATG GACGCTTACGTTCTTGTTCAAGGTCACCCTCACCGTCTCCCCGTTATTCTTCAAGGTCCAGACACCGCTCGCG ATCTTACTCTCCTGCACCGAAGTCCTGCAGTGACCACGCTTCTTCCCCACGAAAAAAGCAATCTAGTCATGCAAGATCTCCCAGAAATCATTCAAAGGAGCACAATGAGGATGTAAATCATAGATCACATTCTCCAAGCTACAGTGATGCTAATCGAAATGAAGATGTTAATCATCATGATAA GCCTCCGCATGATGCTGAGGGATCACAGTCCCATTGGAGATCACCAAGGCACTCGTCAGCTTCGCTGCCAGGATCGCGATCAAGATCTGCTGATTTGAGCCCCAGACGCAGCAGTGAATGA
- the LOC135628755 gene encoding uncharacterized protein LOC135628755: MEEQEKNKRKKQRNLNPQHQSPNPKSNTDLRFKPSRDVKGIRFGGQVVVKAFAVRRASPLELPRLLNAPPRELSPRRSHPFPSTTTYVPTNFTVLAQRAWRTLTLGLGAHKSKLVVFIFESEAMKSAVDRVWPAVIPLGNVNKQLVRGLAGCELARFKLRKGSLTFYVFAVRRPGVGGFGCVDDLRRILEAIAALKDFVDLATVLALPTHPRITSFDAVAMAT, translated from the coding sequence ATGGAGGAGCAGGAgaagaataagagaaagaaacaaaGGAATCTAAATCCGCAGCATCAATCTCCAAATCCGAAGTCAAACACAGACCTCCGTTTCAAGCCGAGCAGGGACGTCAAAGGAATCCGATTCGGCGGCCAGGTGGTGGTGAAGGCCTTCGCCGTGCGGCGGGCCTCCCCGCTCGAGCTGCCGCGGCTCCTCAATGCGCCGCCGCGCGAGCTGAGCCCTCGCCGGAGCCACCCTTTCCCCTCCACGACCACGTACGTGCCCACCAACTTCACCGTCCTGGCGCAGCGCGCATGGCGCACCCTCACGCTCGGGCTCGGCGCGCACAAGTCCAAGCTCGTGGTCTTCATTTTCGAGTCCGAGGCCATGAAGTCCGCCGTCGACCGGGTGTGGCCGGCCGTGATCCCGCTGGGGAACGTGAACAAGCAGCTGGTCCGAGGGCTCGCCGGTTGCGAGTTGGCGAGGTTCAAGCTCCGTAAAGGGAGCCTGACGTTCTACGTGTTTGCGGTCCGGCGACCAGGAGTTGGAGGGTTTGGCTGCGTCGACGATCTAAGAAGGATTCTTGAGGCGATTGCGGCTCTCAAGGACTTCGTCGACCTCGCTACGGTGCTCGCTTTGCCGACCCACCCACGTATCACCTCCTTCGACGCGGTTGCCATGGCGACGTGA
- the LOC135629509 gene encoding RING-H2 finger protein ATL57-like — protein MKPGNRRLLPNGGSPTPPPLPAVPGKAAAQLYSSSNSMAVTALIILLAVFFFGFFSVYAHRFVSGLRRSEARRWRARQQAARRQRGSRFEAACGLDPSAVLALPVLRYVGAGEGVGKEGCVVCLGEFEEKEWVKVIPRCGHVFHPSCIDAWLVSRGSCPICRCSDVFASCSTSSVLGLEAEGAAAKEAGLGKRSCSCRWRGDQGAEKDKKAEVYLRRTCSS, from the coding sequence ATGAAACCCGGCAACCGCAGACTGCTTCCGAACGGCGGCAGCCCCACCCCACCACCTCTCCCGGCAGTACCGGGAAAAGCCGCCGCCCAGCTCTACTCGTCCTCAAATTCCATGGCAGTGACGGCGCTCATAATCCTCCTCGCAGTCTTCTTCTTCGGCTTCTTCTCCGTCTACGCCCACCGCTTCGTCTCCGGCCTCCGCCGCTCCGAAGCCCGTCGCTGGCGCGCGCGTCAGCAGGCGGCCCGCCGGCAGAGGGGAAGTCGCTTCGAGGCCGCCTGCGGCCTCGACCCCTCCGCGGTACTCGCTCTGCCGGTTCTGCGCTACGTCGGCGCGGGAGAGGGGGTAGGGAAGGAAGGGTGCGTGGTCTGCCTCGGCGAGTTCGAGGAGAAGGAGTGGGTGAAGGTGATCCCCCGGTGCGGCCACGTGTTCCACCCGAGCTGCATCGATGCGTGGCTGGTGTCCCGTGGGTCGTGCCCGATCTGCCGCTGCTCCGACGTGTTCGCCTCCTGCTCGACCTCCAGTGTCCTCGGGTTGGAGGCAGAAGGAGCGGCAGCAAAGGAGGCAGGTTTAGGAAAGAGGAGCTGCAGCTGCCGCTGGAGGGGAGATCAGGGAGCGGAGAAGGATAAGAAGGCAGAGGTGTACCTGCGGCGCACCTGCAGCTCGTGA
- the LOC135629508 gene encoding uncharacterized protein LOC135629508 isoform X1 — MAAAAAVASSSSSSCYDEQLDRRRRCSDHEGDELAESSAASRRHSRILSRWAARQAEEMITTIERRNRETELMALAGLHTVSALDSSFLRESGRSTSSSPVERPAAARASAILQMWRELEHVTASARGRRSSTAESVQGDRSRAEGRRIDGSSVAASESDYNDYDQWSHGDVDLSRRSGEEEDNQRSSREQSPGLGDSERGVRQIVRGWMTESGVSDTESRISPRNDTQRAEWLGEIERERVRLVRQWVQMASQQHRDARVSRRESERMRERDGSIMDHEDGQPQHVHRELLRLRGRQAHLELIMRMVTERQRELQRLSQQHAVSEFAHHNRIQSLLRGRFLRDRRPSEDDEERPLSAAAREIVQLRQHRRVSGLSEGFRFRLENIVRGQANNHNDFLASQSMGNVGTDHSQEGIALELSNDDEDQNQSSIETISVHQVIETHATTELESEITNNTIDVEESVTQVAGLQEEAAQERGDQEPSNDDAFSDWHAEAGEEFDRNWHENIVEDWPQETSENRDGEDAHLPGLHEEWREDESHDTEETWHNEQSDGLRDSRSRPGRRLDGFILRDDGNVYSMELRELLSRRSVSNLLHSGFRESLDRLVQSYVERQGRTPDGWDLQRPLPIPNPPEEDQDDEGDNLDEDIQDAVVRPQSAFPPPPLPPQQPIWHSGLHHNWARQNMHRPETQQWDAINDLRADMARLQEGMNNMQRMLEACMDMQLELQRSVRQEVSAALNRAVGRQGVNEESSDDGSKWSQVRKGTCCICCDSHIDSLLYRCGHMCTCLKCANELVRSGGKCPLCRAPIIEAVRAYSVL; from the exons atggccgccgccgccgccgtcgcttCTTCGTCATCCTCCTCCTGTTACGACGAGCAGCTGGACCGCCGCCGTCGCTGCTCCGACCACGAGGGCGACGAGCTGGCAGAGTCCTCCGCGGCCTCGCGCCGGCACTCCCGGATCCTCAGCCGCTGGGCCGCTCGCCAGGCTGAGGAGATGATCACAACCATCGAGCGGAGAAACCGCGAGACGGAGCTGATGGCGCTCGCCGGTCTCCACACCGTCTCCGCGCTCGATTCCTCCTTCCTCCGGGAGTCAGGGCGGTCCACCTCGTCATCGCCGGTGGAGAGGCCGGCGGCCGCCCGCGCGTCGGCCATCCTCCAGATGTGGCGGGAGCTGGAGCACGTGACGGCCTCCGCAAGGGGGCGTAGGAGCAGCACGGCAGAGTCCGTGCAGGGCGACCGGAGCCGTGCCGAGGGCCGTCGAATAGATGGCAGTTCGGTGGCTGCGAGCGAGAGCGACTACAACGATTACGACCAGTGGTCTCACGGGGATGTTGATTTATCGCGACGGTCAGGTGAGGAGGAGGACAATCAGAGGTCGAGCAGGGAGCAATCTCCTGGGCTCGGGGATAGCGAGAGGGGAGTGAGGCAGATTGTTCGTGGATGGATGACTGAGAGCGGAGTATCGGACACCGAATCAAGAATCTCACCGAGGAATGACACCCAGAGGGCAGAGTGGCTTGGGGAGATTGAGAGGGAGAGAGTGAGGCTGGTGAGGCAGTGGGTACAGATGGCCAGCCAACAGCATAGAGACGCTCGGGTTAGCAGGAGGGAGAGCGAGAGGATGAGGGAACGTGATGGATCAATCATGGATCATGAAGATGGCCAGCCCCAGCATGTCCACAGAGAGTTACTGAGGTTACGAGGGCGGCAAGCTCACCTTGAGCTGATCATGAGGATGGTGACGGAGAGGCAGAGGGAGCTTCAGAGATTGTCACAACAGCATGCAGTCTCGGAGTTCGCCCATCATAATCGAATTCAA TCACTACTCAGAGGTAGATTCTTGAGAGACAGAAGACCAAGTGAGGATGACGAAGAGAGGCCACTTTCAGCAGCGGCAAGAGAAATTGTTCAGCTCAGACAACATCGTCGCGTATCTGGTCTAAG CGAGGGTTTTCGATTCAGATTGGAGAACATTGTCCGTGGTCAAGCAAACAACCATAATGATTTTTTGGCTAGTCAGAGCATGGGTAATGTTGGAACTGATCATTCTCAAGAAGGCATTGCCCTGGAACTATCTAATGATGATGAGGATCAGAACCAATCTAGTATTGAGACCATCAGTGTTCACCAAGTGATTGAGACACATGCAACAACTGAATTGGAGAGTGAAATCACCAATAATACTATCGATGTGGAGGAATCTGTTACTCAGGTAGCTGGTTTACAGGAAGAAGCAGCCCAAGAGAGAGGAGATCAGGAACCAAGTAACGATGATGCTTTCAGTGATTGGCATGCAGAAGCTGGAGAAGAATTTGATAGAAACTGGCATGAAAATATAGTAGAAGACTGGCCACAGGAAACATCAGAAAACAGAGATGGAGAAGATGCCCATCTCCCTGGATTGCACGAGGAATGGCGTGAGGATGAATCACATGATACTGAAGAGACCTGGCATAATGAACAATCTGATGGCTTAAGAGATTCAAGATCAAGACCAGGTAGAAGACTTGATGGATTTATTCTGCGTGATGATGGAAATGTGTATAGTATGGAACTCAGGGAACTACTAAGCAG GAGAAGTGTTTCTAATCTTCTTCATAGTGGATTTCGTGAAAGTCTAGACCGACTGGTACAGTCCTATGTTGAACGGCAAGGCAGAACTCCCGACGGCTGGGATCTGCAAAGACCTTTGCCTATTCCAAATCCACCAGAAGAAGATCAAGATGACGAAGGGGATAATCTTGATGAGGATATTCAGGATGCTGTAGTCAGACCTCAAAGTGCGTTTCCACCTCCACCATTGCCACCTCAACAACCTATATGGCACTCGGGCCTACATCACAACTGGGCCAGACAAAACATGCATCGACCAGAAACT CAGCAGTGGGATGCTATCAATGATTTGAGGGCTGACATGGCTAGACTACAAGAAgggatgaataacatgcagagaaTGTTGGAGGCTTGCATGGACATGCAACTAGAGTTGCAGCGTTCAGTCAGACAGGAAGTTTCTGCTGCTTTGAATCGTGCTGTTGGAAGACAAG GTGTGAATGAGGAGTCATCTGATGATGGATCCAAATGGAGTCAAGTGAGGAAGGGCACCTGCTGTATCTGCTGTGATAGTCACATAGATTCCCTTCTGTACAG aTGCGGGCACATGTGCACTTGTTTGAAATGTGCCAACGAATTAGTTCGAAGTGGAGGCAAGTGTCCATTGTGCCGTGCACCCATCATCGAGGCAGTCCGAGCCTATTCAGTACTGTAA
- the LOC135629508 gene encoding uncharacterized protein LOC135629508 isoform X2 produces MAAAAAVASSSSSSCYDEQLDRRRRCSDHEGDELAESSAASRRHSRILSRWAARQAEEMITTIERRNRETELMALAGLHTVSALDSSFLRESGRSTSSSPVERPAAARASAILQMWRELEHVTASARGRRSSTAESVQGDRSRAEGRRIDGSSVAASESDYNDYDQWSHGDVDLSRRSGEEEDNQRSSREQSPGLGDSERGVRQIVRGWMTESGVSDTESRISPRNDTQRAEWLGEIERERVRLVRQWVQMASQQHRDARVSRRESERMRERDGSIMDHEDGQPQHVHRELLRLRGRQAHLELIMRMVTERQRELQRLSQQHAVSEFAHHNRIQSLLRGRFLRDRRPSEDDEERPLSAAAREIVQLRQHRRVSGLSEGFRFRLENIVRGQANNHNDFLASQSMGNVGTDHSQEGIALELSNDDEDQNQSSIETISVHQVIETHATTELESEITNNTIDVEESVTQVAGLQEEAAQERGDQEPSNDDAFSDWHAEAGEEFDRNWHENIVEDWPQETSENRDGEDAHLPGLHEEWREDESHDTEETWHNEQSDGLRDSRSRPGRRLDGFILRDDGNVYSMELRELLSRRSVSNLLHSGFRESLDRLVQSYVERQGRTPDGWDLQRPLPIPNPPEEDQDDEGDNLDEDIQDAVVRPQSAFPPPPLPPQQPIWHSGLHHNWARQNMHRPETQWDAINDLRADMARLQEGMNNMQRMLEACMDMQLELQRSVRQEVSAALNRAVGRQGVNEESSDDGSKWSQVRKGTCCICCDSHIDSLLYRCGHMCTCLKCANELVRSGGKCPLCRAPIIEAVRAYSVL; encoded by the exons atggccgccgccgccgccgtcgcttCTTCGTCATCCTCCTCCTGTTACGACGAGCAGCTGGACCGCCGCCGTCGCTGCTCCGACCACGAGGGCGACGAGCTGGCAGAGTCCTCCGCGGCCTCGCGCCGGCACTCCCGGATCCTCAGCCGCTGGGCCGCTCGCCAGGCTGAGGAGATGATCACAACCATCGAGCGGAGAAACCGCGAGACGGAGCTGATGGCGCTCGCCGGTCTCCACACCGTCTCCGCGCTCGATTCCTCCTTCCTCCGGGAGTCAGGGCGGTCCACCTCGTCATCGCCGGTGGAGAGGCCGGCGGCCGCCCGCGCGTCGGCCATCCTCCAGATGTGGCGGGAGCTGGAGCACGTGACGGCCTCCGCAAGGGGGCGTAGGAGCAGCACGGCAGAGTCCGTGCAGGGCGACCGGAGCCGTGCCGAGGGCCGTCGAATAGATGGCAGTTCGGTGGCTGCGAGCGAGAGCGACTACAACGATTACGACCAGTGGTCTCACGGGGATGTTGATTTATCGCGACGGTCAGGTGAGGAGGAGGACAATCAGAGGTCGAGCAGGGAGCAATCTCCTGGGCTCGGGGATAGCGAGAGGGGAGTGAGGCAGATTGTTCGTGGATGGATGACTGAGAGCGGAGTATCGGACACCGAATCAAGAATCTCACCGAGGAATGACACCCAGAGGGCAGAGTGGCTTGGGGAGATTGAGAGGGAGAGAGTGAGGCTGGTGAGGCAGTGGGTACAGATGGCCAGCCAACAGCATAGAGACGCTCGGGTTAGCAGGAGGGAGAGCGAGAGGATGAGGGAACGTGATGGATCAATCATGGATCATGAAGATGGCCAGCCCCAGCATGTCCACAGAGAGTTACTGAGGTTACGAGGGCGGCAAGCTCACCTTGAGCTGATCATGAGGATGGTGACGGAGAGGCAGAGGGAGCTTCAGAGATTGTCACAACAGCATGCAGTCTCGGAGTTCGCCCATCATAATCGAATTCAA TCACTACTCAGAGGTAGATTCTTGAGAGACAGAAGACCAAGTGAGGATGACGAAGAGAGGCCACTTTCAGCAGCGGCAAGAGAAATTGTTCAGCTCAGACAACATCGTCGCGTATCTGGTCTAAG CGAGGGTTTTCGATTCAGATTGGAGAACATTGTCCGTGGTCAAGCAAACAACCATAATGATTTTTTGGCTAGTCAGAGCATGGGTAATGTTGGAACTGATCATTCTCAAGAAGGCATTGCCCTGGAACTATCTAATGATGATGAGGATCAGAACCAATCTAGTATTGAGACCATCAGTGTTCACCAAGTGATTGAGACACATGCAACAACTGAATTGGAGAGTGAAATCACCAATAATACTATCGATGTGGAGGAATCTGTTACTCAGGTAGCTGGTTTACAGGAAGAAGCAGCCCAAGAGAGAGGAGATCAGGAACCAAGTAACGATGATGCTTTCAGTGATTGGCATGCAGAAGCTGGAGAAGAATTTGATAGAAACTGGCATGAAAATATAGTAGAAGACTGGCCACAGGAAACATCAGAAAACAGAGATGGAGAAGATGCCCATCTCCCTGGATTGCACGAGGAATGGCGTGAGGATGAATCACATGATACTGAAGAGACCTGGCATAATGAACAATCTGATGGCTTAAGAGATTCAAGATCAAGACCAGGTAGAAGACTTGATGGATTTATTCTGCGTGATGATGGAAATGTGTATAGTATGGAACTCAGGGAACTACTAAGCAG GAGAAGTGTTTCTAATCTTCTTCATAGTGGATTTCGTGAAAGTCTAGACCGACTGGTACAGTCCTATGTTGAACGGCAAGGCAGAACTCCCGACGGCTGGGATCTGCAAAGACCTTTGCCTATTCCAAATCCACCAGAAGAAGATCAAGATGACGAAGGGGATAATCTTGATGAGGATATTCAGGATGCTGTAGTCAGACCTCAAAGTGCGTTTCCACCTCCACCATTGCCACCTCAACAACCTATATGGCACTCGGGCCTACATCACAACTGGGCCAGACAAAACATGCATCGACCAGAAACT CAGTGGGATGCTATCAATGATTTGAGGGCTGACATGGCTAGACTACAAGAAgggatgaataacatgcagagaaTGTTGGAGGCTTGCATGGACATGCAACTAGAGTTGCAGCGTTCAGTCAGACAGGAAGTTTCTGCTGCTTTGAATCGTGCTGTTGGAAGACAAG GTGTGAATGAGGAGTCATCTGATGATGGATCCAAATGGAGTCAAGTGAGGAAGGGCACCTGCTGTATCTGCTGTGATAGTCACATAGATTCCCTTCTGTACAG aTGCGGGCACATGTGCACTTGTTTGAAATGTGCCAACGAATTAGTTCGAAGTGGAGGCAAGTGTCCATTGTGCCGTGCACCCATCATCGAGGCAGTCCGAGCCTATTCAGTACTGTAA